One stretch of Oncorhynchus keta strain PuntledgeMale-10-30-2019 chromosome 16, Oket_V2, whole genome shotgun sequence DNA includes these proteins:
- the LOC127907913 gene encoding LIM domain-containing protein A-like isoform X2, whose protein sequence is MQQRQPQLSHNNHSCPHNNHSCQHYNHSCQNHNHSCQHYNHSNQHYNHSCQHYNHSCPNHNHSCQHYNHSCPHSSHNCQHYIHICQNHNHSCQQYHHSCQHYNHSCPQNSHSCNTATTAAPTKTTAAPTTTPSLAFVLNLVFRSDEVFSPDLTNTSSPLFQSLATKTIKALEPLFKAQFPNFIRLIVVGFRNGSIITDTQLEFAAANTTANATTPFAEAVATTLKAAITNGSLSINISANFKITGQFLHTSTLYI, encoded by the exons ATGCAACAACGACAACCACAGCtgtcccacaacaaccacagctgtccccacaacaaccacagctgccaacactacaaccacagctgccaaaaccacaaccacagctgccaacactacaaccacagcaaccaacactacaaccacagctgccaacactacaaccacagctgcccaaaccacaaccacagctgccaacactacaaccacagctgtccCCACAGCAGCCACAATTGCCAACACTACATCCACATCTGCcaaaaccacaaccacagctGCCAACAATATCACCACAGCTGCcaacactacaaccacagctgtccACAAAACAGCCACAGCTGTAACACTGcaaccacagctgcccccacAAAAACCACAGCCGCTCCAACTACAACACCCTCGCTCGCATTTGTTTTGAACCTGGTATTCAGATCAGATGAGGTTTTCAGTCCTGATCTGACAAATACCTCTTCACCTTTGTTCCAGAGTCTGGCAACGAAGACAATTAAAGCG CTTGAGCCTCTGTTTAAGGCACAATTCCCAAACTTCATAAGACTGATTGTGGTGGGTTTCAG GAATGGTTCCATCATCACAGACACCCAGCTGGAGTTTGCTGCCGCTAACACAACTGCTAATGCGACCACACCTTTTGCTGAGGCTGTGGCTACTACTCTGAAGGCTGCGATCACCAATGGAAGTTTGAGTATCAACATCTCAGCCAATTTCAAGATTACTGGTCAGTTCTTGCACACTTCTACATTATACATTTAg